A genomic window from Flavobacterium azooxidireducens includes:
- a CDS encoding T9SS-dependent choice-of-anchor J family protein has translation MKKITLLFTLFFGIVASAQFSENFDGATTAPAGWTVINGGGANGFIFGVGAPGSAFSAPNAAQINYNATAHDDYLVTPAITVTAGLNDRLTYYVKNQDPAYVESYAVRLSSTTPTAAAFTVTVTPEAEAPNVWTQFTIDLTPYLGQTIYIGFHAVSTDKFRLLFDDVVNDTPPALAPNCATLTAPADEAVDVPYLSLDLAWTAPTTGGPVSSYDVYLDTNIDPTTLLGNQTALTRTITDLMAETTYYWKVIAKNSAGEAVDCSIFSFTTMAIPGYCLNSPFGQWPTGTFTTANCDGVTVNTVTTAGYAGEYSSVQVVSGTTYVFSSGTTDLITISTDGGATAAAFGTTPLTWVSNYTGDIRFYSHLSELCEGEDVNRTRSFVCGTLSNESPDYANLQFPSSATITQGDSAVIYAQVYHAGLTDVEPGLSGQADGIQAWIGISPVGANTDPATWSNWVSATFNAGHVSNNDEYQASIGANLAPGTYYYASRFRLNDGVFVYGGINASDEGNFWDGTTYLSGVLTVTPPPVPNNDECATPTPLTAGAVFATNPLNTTNFGATLSSQATPSCGAFNFDTVGKDVWYSVTVPASGNITIETKGNGGLSDTVMQVYTGECDSLVTVECDDDDGDDNFSLISLTGRTEGEVLIIRVWGYNGASGNFDISAYDASLSTGSFDNAGFKYYPNPVKDVLNLSYISNISSVSVVNLLGQQVLTKNVNANESQLDLSTLTAGTYLVKITTEDNLEKTIKIVKQ, from the coding sequence ATGAAAAAAATTACATTATTATTTACGCTGTTTTTTGGAATTGTAGCTTCGGCACAATTTTCAGAAAATTTTGACGGTGCAACTACAGCCCCAGCAGGATGGACCGTTATTAACGGTGGTGGTGCAAATGGTTTTATTTTTGGTGTTGGTGCTCCAGGATCAGCCTTTTCTGCTCCTAATGCAGCACAAATTAACTATAACGCAACAGCACATGATGATTATTTGGTTACACCAGCTATAACCGTAACGGCAGGTTTGAATGATAGATTAACATATTATGTTAAAAATCAAGATCCAGCTTATGTAGAAAGCTATGCGGTGAGATTATCTTCTACAACCCCAACGGCAGCTGCGTTTACAGTTACAGTAACTCCTGAAGCTGAAGCACCAAATGTGTGGACTCAATTTACTATCGATTTAACTCCTTATTTAGGTCAAACTATTTACATCGGATTTCATGCAGTTTCTACAGATAAGTTTAGATTATTGTTTGATGATGTTGTAAATGATACTCCACCAGCGTTAGCACCAAATTGTGCTACTTTGACAGCTCCAGCAGACGAAGCAGTTGATGTGCCATATTTATCCTTAGACTTAGCATGGACTGCACCAACTACTGGAGGTCCTGTTTCTAGTTATGATGTGTATTTAGATACAAATATAGATCCTACAACTTTGTTAGGTAACCAAACTGCTTTAACAAGAACCATTACAGATTTAATGGCAGAAACAACTTATTACTGGAAAGTAATTGCAAAAAATAGTGCCGGAGAAGCTGTTGATTGCTCTATTTTTAGTTTTACAACGATGGCTATTCCTGGATATTGTCTTAATTCACCTTTTGGACAATGGCCAACAGGTACTTTTACAACAGCAAATTGTGATGGTGTTACAGTGAATACTGTTACAACTGCTGGATATGCTGGTGAATATTCTTCTGTTCAAGTGGTTTCAGGAACAACTTATGTCTTTAGTAGCGGAACTACAGATTTGATTACGATTAGTACTGATGGAGGTGCAACAGCAGCAGCATTTGGTACAACTCCGTTAACATGGGTATCTAACTATACTGGTGATATTAGATTTTACTCTCATTTAAGTGAGTTATGTGAAGGAGAAGATGTTAATAGAACCAGAAGTTTTGTTTGTGGTACACTTTCTAATGAAAGTCCTGATTATGCCAATCTTCAATTTCCATCTTCAGCTACAATTACTCAAGGTGATTCTGCTGTAATATATGCTCAAGTATATCACGCTGGTTTAACAGATGTTGAGCCAGGATTATCAGGTCAAGCCGATGGTATTCAAGCATGGATTGGAATTAGCCCTGTTGGAGCAAATACAGATCCAGCTACTTGGTCAAATTGGGTTTCAGCTACTTTTAATGCAGGTCATGTTTCTAACAATGATGAGTATCAAGCTTCTATCGGAGCTAATTTAGCACCGGGAACATACTATTATGCTTCTAGATTTAGATTAAATGATGGTGTTTTTGTTTATGGAGGAATCAATGCTTCTGATGAAGGTAACTTTTGGGATGGTACAACTTATTTAAGCGGTGTTTTAACAGTAACTCCACCACCAGTGCCTAATAATGATGAATGTGCAACTCCGACACCATTAACTGCAGGAGCTGTTTTCGCAACAAATCCTTTAAACACAACAAATTTTGGTGCTACTCTTAGTTCGCAAGCTACTCCATCCTGTGGTGCATTCAATTTTGATACTGTAGGAAAAGATGTTTGGTATAGTGTAACGGTACCAGCTTCTGGAAATATTACAATTGAAACTAAAGGTAATGGTGGTTTATCAGACACTGTTATGCAAGTATATACAGGAGAATGTGACTCATTAGTAACTGTTGAATGTGATGATGATGATGGTGATGATAATTTTTCTTTAATTTCATTAACAGGTAGAACAGAAGGCGAAGTTTTAATCATTAGAGTTTGGGGTTATAATGGTGCATCAGGAAATTTTGATATTTCTGCTTATGATGCATCTTTAAGTACCGGATCATTTGATAATGCGGGATTCAAATATTATCCAAACCCAGTTAAAGACGTGTTGAATTTATCGTATATAAGTAATATTTCGTCCGTTTCAGTTGTTAATCTTCTTGGTCAACAAGTACTTACTAAAAATGTAAATGCAAATGAAAGTCAACTTGATTTGTCAACGTTAACAGCAGGAACTTATTTAGTAAAAATTACAACCGAAGATAATCTTGAAAAAACAATCAAAATTGTAAAACAATAA
- the coaE gene encoding dephospho-CoA kinase (Dephospho-CoA kinase (CoaE) performs the final step in coenzyme A biosynthesis.) yields the protein MTKIIGLTGGIGSGKTTVAKMFMANGIPVYIADEEAKKIMDSKEIILQIENVFGAEVVSNKKIDRVKLSKIVFNNPEKLEQLNKIVHPAVQKHFKDWLKNHTTVPFVIKEAAILFETGGHKHCDKVITVVAPQLLRIERVILRDKSDKDSVLHRINNQWSDEKKILLSDFVIENVDLEKTTKQVDDILKVLNKI from the coding sequence ATGACTAAAATTATTGGTTTAACAGGCGGAATTGGTAGCGGAAAAACAACCGTTGCAAAAATGTTTATGGCTAATGGAATTCCGGTCTACATTGCCGATGAAGAAGCCAAAAAAATAATGGATTCCAAAGAAATAATTCTTCAAATTGAAAATGTTTTTGGAGCTGAAGTTGTTTCAAATAAAAAAATAGATCGAGTTAAATTGTCTAAAATTGTTTTCAATAATCCTGAAAAATTAGAACAACTCAATAAAATTGTACATCCGGCTGTTCAAAAACATTTTAAAGATTGGTTAAAAAACCATACTACTGTTCCATTCGTAATTAAAGAAGCAGCCATTTTATTTGAAACTGGTGGACATAAACATTGTGATAAAGTGATTACAGTGGTCGCTCCACAATTGTTAAGAATTGAAAGAGTAATTTTGAGAGATAAATCTGATAAAGACAGTGTTTTACACCGAATTAACAATCAATGGAGCGACGAAAAGAAGATTTTGTTGAGTGATTTTGTCATTGAAAACGTTGATTTAGAGAAAACTACTAAACAAGTTGACGATATTCTTAAAGTATTAAATAAAATTTAA
- a CDS encoding sensor histidine kinase, which translates to MNKVLFRVLVVLMSLSLIGIIFVQVYWFNSSLENNQEQFKFHVKQVLGNVSDKLKQQEILAFVEKINQFKDSTGSDKVVSDFLEFGYYERNSQTNETIIYSNSINSQDFTISPSFFDKKRDSLKIKGFSSKRKTEIYHNGIDKSNLQNSSTPDYKMEKSGNLEILDKLLYDMSFNDIALTYPIQRRISKEKLQELLQRELKEYGVNTPFEFGIYSNGLATKVKSDNFKFNKNDTYSIPIFTDNEGMSKYQLLVRFPEKKKFIFSDLIAIAMLSLVFTLIIIIAYSNALNQLFKQRQISEIKTDFINNMTHEFKTPIATINLALDAIKNPKVIEDKEKVHRYLQMIRDENKRMHAQVENVLRISKLEKRELEINKEPLDVNEIINDAIDHVSLIVEDREGTINKHFQASRTTVLLNDVHFTNVFVNMLDNAVKYSPEKPVIDIYTENIKDFLIIKIKDHGAGMSKVAQKRIFEKFYREHTGDIHNVKGHGLGLAYVKRIVEEHNGQISVESEKGKGSTFSIKLPLIN; encoded by the coding sequence ATGAATAAAGTTTTGTTTAGAGTGCTTGTAGTTTTAATGAGTTTATCCCTCATTGGTATCATTTTTGTACAAGTATATTGGTTTAATTCTTCATTAGAAAATAATCAGGAACAGTTTAAATTTCATGTTAAACAAGTTCTGGGTAATGTTTCAGATAAATTAAAACAGCAGGAAATACTTGCTTTTGTTGAGAAAATTAATCAATTTAAAGACAGTACAGGCTCAGACAAGGTAGTTTCAGATTTTTTGGAGTTTGGTTATTACGAAAGAAATTCGCAAACAAACGAAACCATCATTTATTCAAATAGTATAAATTCACAAGATTTTACTATTTCACCCTCGTTCTTTGATAAAAAAAGAGACAGTTTGAAAATTAAAGGTTTTTCATCAAAAAGAAAAACAGAAATCTATCATAACGGAATTGATAAATCAAATTTGCAAAATTCTTCAACTCCGGATTACAAGATGGAAAAGTCCGGTAATCTTGAGATTTTAGATAAATTGCTTTATGATATGTCATTCAATGATATTGCTTTGACCTATCCAATTCAAAGAAGAATTTCAAAAGAAAAATTACAAGAACTTTTGCAAAGAGAACTCAAAGAATACGGAGTAAATACTCCTTTTGAATTTGGGATCTACAGTAATGGTTTAGCCACAAAAGTTAAATCAGATAATTTCAAGTTTAATAAAAATGATACTTATAGCATTCCTATTTTTACAGATAACGAAGGAATGAGTAAGTACCAATTGTTAGTAAGATTTCCCGAAAAAAAGAAGTTCATTTTTTCAGATTTAATTGCAATTGCAATGCTATCGTTAGTTTTTACGTTAATTATTATCATAGCCTATTCCAATGCGTTAAACCAATTATTCAAACAACGTCAGATTTCTGAAATAAAAACAGATTTCATCAACAATATGACGCATGAATTCAAAACGCCAATCGCCACTATTAATTTGGCTTTAGACGCAATAAAAAATCCTAAAGTTATCGAAGATAAAGAAAAAGTACATCGCTATCTTCAAATGATTCGGGACGAAAATAAACGAATGCATGCTCAAGTTGAAAATGTTTTACGAATTTCAAAACTCGAAAAACGAGAACTTGAAATTAATAAAGAACCTTTGGATGTTAACGAAATAATCAACGACGCCATTGATCACGTCAGTTTAATTGTAGAAGACAGAGAAGGAACAATTAATAAACATTTTCAAGCCAGCAGAACAACAGTATTGTTAAACGATGTACATTTTACAAACGTGTTTGTTAACATGTTAGACAATGCAGTAAAATATTCACCCGAAAAACCAGTCATTGACATTTATACAGAAAACATAAAAGATTTTCTAATCATAAAAATAAAAGATCACGGAGCCGGAATGAGTAAAGTAGCTCAAAAAAGAATTTTCGAAAAATTCTATCGCGAGCACACCGGAGATATTCACAACGTGAAAGGACACGGATTAGGCCTAGCCTATGTAAAAAGAATTGTAGAAGAACATAACGGACAAATTTCCGTTGAAAGCGAAAAAGGAAAAGGAAGTACATTCAGTATTAAATTGCCACTAATAAATTAA
- a CDS encoding enoyl-ACP reductase FabI, producing the protein MYNLLKGKRGIIFGALDENSIAWKTAERVHEEGGTFVLTNAPIAMRMGTINELAEKTGSQIIPADATSIADLENLVEKATEILGGKLDFVLHSIGMSVNVRKGNHYASQNYDFTHKGWDVSAVSFHKVMQVLYQKDAMNEWGSVVALTYMAAQRVFPDYNDMADNKAYLESIARSFGYFFGKDKKVRVNTISQSPTPTTAGQGVKGFDGFITYADKMSPLGNATALDCANYTVAMFSDLTKRVTLQNLYNDGGFSNMGVSQDVMEYFTKE; encoded by the coding sequence ATGTATAATTTATTAAAAGGAAAAAGAGGAATAATTTTTGGAGCTTTGGACGAGAATTCTATCGCTTGGAAAACAGCAGAACGTGTTCATGAAGAAGGCGGAACTTTTGTATTAACAAACGCTCCAATTGCTATGCGAATGGGAACAATCAATGAATTGGCAGAAAAAACCGGTTCGCAGATTATTCCTGCTGATGCAACTTCAATCGCTGATTTAGAGAATTTAGTAGAAAAAGCAACTGAAATTCTTGGTGGAAAATTAGATTTTGTACTTCATTCAATCGGAATGTCTGTTAACGTTAGAAAAGGAAATCATTATGCAAGTCAAAATTACGATTTCACACACAAAGGCTGGGATGTTTCGGCTGTTTCCTTTCATAAAGTAATGCAGGTTTTATATCAAAAAGATGCCATGAATGAGTGGGGTAGTGTTGTAGCTTTAACCTATATGGCTGCTCAACGCGTGTTTCCTGACTATAATGATATGGCAGATAATAAAGCTTATTTAGAATCTATCGCTAGAAGTTTTGGTTATTTCTTTGGTAAAGATAAAAAAGTGCGTGTAAACACCATTTCACAATCACCAACACCAACCACAGCAGGTCAAGGAGTAAAAGGTTTTGATGGATTTATAACGTATGCAGATAAAATGTCACCATTAGGAAATGCAACCGCTTTAGATTGTGCAAATTATACTGTAGCTATGTTTTCTGATTTAACAAAACGTGTAACATTACAAAATTTATATAACGACGGAGGATTCTCGAACATGGGTGTAAGCCAAGATGTGATGGAATATTTCACAAAAGAATAA